In a single window of the candidate division Zixibacteria bacterium HGW-Zixibacteria-1 genome:
- the lysS gene encoding lysine--tRNA ligase yields MADNPEQDREDIEQTQVPLEDLIRTRRQKLADLREKNINPYPYRYERTHIIKEARDNYDTLAAGQTALKLAGRIMLKRKMGKVIFSDIHDLSGKLQIYVKIDNVGKDEFKLFDKKIDLGDIIGVEGTLFTTKTGEMTVSVTKFELLSKSLHPLPDKHSGLVDKEQRYRRRYVDLIVNPEVRDTFVKRGTIIRSIREFLGSRGFLEVETPILQPIYGGAAARPFKTHHNTLDIDLFLRIADELYLKRLIVGGFEKVWEFCKDFRNEGMDRLHNPEFSMVELYWAYADYKDIMALFQDMMRKVVFDLHGSYKLEYEGMQLDFEPDFKEISMVDAVKVETGVDLLLLDFEAAKNKAREFEIDSEDLINWGKVVERFFEKIVEPKLVQPTFIKDYPLDISPLAKIHRGNPRLTERFECFIAGLETGNAFSELNDPDDQRARFESQGKAREAGDEEAHQLDEDYIMALMYGMPPTGGLGFGIDRLVMILTNSHSIRDVILFPQMRPELEAGADRGNIFKGKSNK; encoded by the coding sequence ATGGCAGATAATCCTGAACAAGACCGGGAGGATATCGAACAAACTCAGGTGCCGCTGGAAGATCTTATCCGAACCAGACGACAGAAACTGGCCGACCTGAGGGAGAAAAATATCAATCCATATCCTTACCGTTATGAGCGGACCCATATAATCAAAGAGGCCAGGGATAACTATGACACGCTTGCAGCCGGTCAAACCGCGCTAAAGCTGGCCGGGCGCATTATGCTCAAGCGGAAAATGGGCAAAGTCATTTTTTCGGACATTCATGACCTGTCCGGAAAATTACAGATATATGTCAAAATCGATAATGTCGGCAAAGATGAATTCAAACTGTTCGATAAAAAAATAGATCTGGGTGATATCATCGGTGTCGAAGGAACGCTGTTCACCACCAAAACCGGCGAGATGACGGTATCGGTGACCAAATTCGAATTGCTTTCCAAGTCGCTGCATCCGCTTCCCGACAAACATTCGGGGCTGGTTGACAAGGAACAAAGATACCGCCGGCGCTATGTCGATCTGATCGTCAATCCCGAAGTTCGCGACACGTTTGTAAAGCGAGGCACCATCATCAGGTCCATACGGGAGTTCCTGGGCAGCCGCGGTTTTCTTGAGGTGGAAACGCCGATTCTTCAGCCGATTTATGGCGGGGCGGCGGCGCGGCCGTTCAAGACGCATCATAACACGCTCGACATCGATCTTTTCCTGCGCATCGCCGACGAACTTTATCTCAAACGCTTGATTGTCGGCGGTTTCGAAAAAGTGTGGGAATTCTGCAAAGATTTCCGCAATGAGGGCATGGATCGTCTGCATAATCCGGAATTTTCGATGGTTGAACTGTACTGGGCCTACGCCGACTACAAGGATATCATGGCGTTGTTTCAGGACATGATGCGCAAGGTGGTCTTTGATCTGCATGGTTCATACAAGCTGGAATATGAAGGCATGCAGCTTGATTTCGAACCGGACTTCAAGGAAATCTCGATGGTTGATGCCGTCAAGGTGGAAACCGGCGTCGATCTCCTGCTGCTCGATTTTGAAGCGGCCAAGAACAAAGCCCGGGAGTTCGAAATCGATTCTGAAGATTTAATCAACTGGGGCAAGGTGGTCGAGCGCTTCTTTGAAAAAATAGTCGAACCGAAACTGGTCCAGCCCACTTTTATCAAGGACTATCCGCTGGATATATCGCCGCTGGCCAAGATCCACCGCGGCAACCCGCGACTGACCGAAAGGTTCGAGTGTTTTATCGCCGGTCTGGAAACGGGCAACGCCTTCTCGGAATTGAATGATCCCGATGACCAGCGGGCCCGGTTCGAGTCCCAGGGGAAAGCACGCGAGGCGGGCGACGAGGAAGCGCATCAGCTCGATGAAGACTATATCATGGCGTTGATGTACGGCATGCCGCCGACCGGAGGGCTGGGCTTCGGTATCGACCGGCTGGTGATGATTCTGACCAACAGCCATTCAATCCGGGATGTAATTCTATTTCCGCAGATGCGCCCGGAGTTGGAAGCTGGTGCTGATAGAGGTAATATTTTTAAGGGCAAAAGTAATAAGTAA
- a CDS encoding 50S ribosomal protein L27 — protein MAHKKGVGSSRNGRDSHGQRRGVKAYSGEAVTAGTIIVRQCGTKFHPGLNVGRGKDDTLYAKATGVVKFQQKGRDKKFVSVFE, from the coding sequence ATGGCTCACAAAAAAGGCGTAGGTTCCTCCCGCAACGGCCGCGACAGCCACGGCCAGCGGCGCGGCGTCAAAGCCTATTCCGGCGAAGCGGTCACCGCTGGAACGATTATTGTCCGTCAGTGCGGCACCAAGTTCCACCCCGGCCTCAATGTCGGCCGCGGCAAGGATGACACGCTGTATGCCAAGGCCACCGGCGTGGTTAAATTCCAGCAGAAGGGACGCGACAAGAAATTCGTTTCCGTCTTTGAATAA
- a CDS encoding pantetheine-phosphate adenylyltransferase: MPAKNNSVVRTAIYPGTFDPITNGHLSLVQRATQLFDHIIVAVAMNAGKNPLFSHEERIELVRESLKEINPENPVEVIKFDGLLADLARDLKACAIIRGLRAVSDFEYEFQMALMNRKMAHHVETVFLMPALSWVYLSSTIVKDVASHNGDIHTLVPPVVKAALHKKFNISK, from the coding sequence ATGCCGGCAAAGAATAACAGCGTTGTCAGGACCGCCATTTATCCGGGAACCTTTGACCCGATTACTAATGGGCATCTGTCCCTGGTGCAACGAGCGACCCAGCTTTTTGACCATATTATTGTCGCTGTCGCCATGAATGCCGGCAAGAATCCTCTTTTTTCTCATGAGGAACGGATCGAACTGGTCCGGGAGAGTCTCAAGGAAATAAATCCGGAAAATCCGGTCGAAGTTATTAAATTCGACGGGCTGCTGGCGGATCTTGCCAGGGATCTGAAAGCCTGTGCCATCATCAGGGGTCTGCGGGCGGTTTCGGATTTCGAGTACGAATTCCAGATGGCCCTGATGAATCGTAAAATGGCTCATCATGTCGAAACCGTTTTTCTAATGCCCGCTCTTTCATGGGTGTATCTATCATCGACCATTGTCAAAGATGTCGCCTCGCATAACGGGGATATCCATACCCTGGTGCCGCCTGTGGTGAAAGCGGCCCTGCACAAAAAATTTAACATATCCAAATAA
- a CDS encoding protein arginine kinase yields MFEDMAKNLTGWLSGKGDDNMVVLSSRVRLARNVAGCIYPSSADSATREKVVGYFESAVERSDLLSKGSLLRGSDLTPLDRDFLVERHLMSPGFMQDDKSRALFISADEQISIMINEEDHLRIQALSAGLNPDSPFEIAGNYDNEIGRHLEFDYDSDFGFLTACPTNVGTGLRASVLIHLPGLVITKEIDRVISKITKMGVIVRGFYGEGSDVLGNLFQVSNQNTLGVSETETLQMIASVTRSIIAEEAHARERLMSEAPDHISDKIWRAYGILRNARVLTSEEVMNLLSAVRLGIALNVIDRVKISMINEILLLSQPAHLQKYYGKEMSQDQRDVIRAEMVREKLK; encoded by the coding sequence ATGTTTGAAGACATGGCCAAAAATTTAACCGGGTGGCTCTCCGGAAAAGGTGATGATAACATGGTTGTGTTGTCATCAAGAGTCCGCCTGGCCCGAAATGTCGCCGGGTGTATTTATCCGTCGTCGGCCGATTCCGCCACCAGGGAAAAGGTGGTCGGCTATTTCGAATCGGCGGTCGAGCGGTCCGATTTGCTCTCCAAAGGCAGCCTGTTGCGCGGAAGCGACCTGACTCCGCTGGATCGTGATTTCCTGGTGGAGCGACATCTGATGTCGCCCGGCTTTATGCAGGATGATAAATCACGGGCCCTCTTTATCAGTGCTGACGAGCAGATTTCCATCATGATTAATGAGGAGGATCATCTGCGGATTCAGGCCCTGTCTGCCGGTCTCAACCCGGACAGCCCGTTTGAAATTGCGGGAAATTACGATAATGAAATCGGCCGGCACCTTGAATTCGATTATGATTCCGATTTTGGCTTTTTGACCGCCTGCCCCACCAATGTCGGCACCGGCCTCAGAGCCTCGGTTTTGATTCATCTGCCCGGCCTGGTAATAACCAAGGAAATTGACCGGGTTATATCAAAAATTACCAAAATGGGCGTTATTGTTCGTGGTTTTTATGGCGAAGGAAGTGACGTTCTGGGGAATCTTTTCCAGGTTTCGAATCAAAATACGCTGGGCGTGTCCGAGACGGAAACACTGCAGATGATTGCGAGCGTCACGCGCTCGATTATCGCCGAAGAAGCTCATGCACGCGAAAGACTTATGAGTGAGGCTCCGGATCATATCAGCGATAAAATCTGGCGCGCTTATGGAATTTTAAGAAATGCCCGGGTGCTGACGTCCGAAGAGGTCATGAATCTGCTTTCGGCCGTCAGGCTGGGAATAGCCCTGAACGTTATTGACCGTGTCAAGATATCAATGATAAATGAAATCCTGCTTTTATCTCAACCGGCTCATCTCCAGAAATATTACGGTAAAGAGATGTCGCAGGATCAGCGTGATGTAATCAGGGCGGAAATGGTAAGAGAAAAATTAAAATAA
- the rsmD gene encoding 16S rRNA (guanine(966)-N(2))-methyltransferase RsmD: MRVTGGTLKGRRLSTAPGMATRPTTDKVRQSIFNILMHEIEDAEVLDLFAGSGALGIEAVSRGAQSAVFVELVYKPVTVIKQNLESLGLEARVMTMDYREACRILAESGRQFDLIFADPPYEKITPQEVAETVAQYNLLRNKGLLIIEHKSGMSINSDNIVLLKKRKFGQTEVSFYAGKE; encoded by the coding sequence ATGCGCGTAACAGGCGGAACATTGAAGGGGCGAAGGTTGTCCACCGCACCCGGGATGGCGACCCGGCCGACTACCGATAAGGTCCGCCAGTCGATTTTCAATATATTGATGCATGAAATTGAGGACGCCGAGGTGCTTGATTTATTCGCCGGCTCGGGGGCGCTGGGAATTGAAGCGGTCTCCCGGGGAGCCCAATCGGCCGTCTTTGTGGAATTGGTGTACAAGCCGGTCACCGTCATTAAACAGAATCTGGAATCACTTGGGCTCGAGGCCCGGGTTATGACCATGGATTATCGTGAAGCCTGCCGGATTCTTGCCGAAAGCGGGAGACAATTTGACCTGATTTTCGCCGATCCGCCGTATGAAAAAATAACCCCCCAGGAAGTGGCGGAAACGGTGGCGCAATATAACTTGCTTAGAAATAAAGGATTACTTATTATTGAGCATAAGTCCGGAATGAGTATAAATTCGGATAATATCGTATTATTGAAAAAAAGGAAATTTGGACAGACCGAGGTTTCATTTTATGCCGGCAAAGAATAA
- a CDS encoding lipoprotein-releasing system ATP-binding protein LolD: protein MEATGKNHLLAARNIHRNFKTTEGILEVLRGIDLEVVRGDMLAVVGESGVGKSTLLHVLGGLDRPTQGMVEVNGETLGDKSESELARFRNIHIGFVFQQQYLLEDFTALENVMMPSLIADKSRSEAADIARELLADVGLTGRMNHMPNQMSGGEQQRVAVARALANKPEIVIADEPSGNLDIKTGEKLHELLAHLNQTRGITFLIATHNIDLAKKCRRVVKLENGLVSEVAES, encoded by the coding sequence TTGGAAGCAACCGGCAAAAACCATCTCCTCGCGGCCCGGAATATCCACCGAAACTTTAAAACCACTGAAGGTATTTTAGAAGTCTTGAGAGGCATTGATCTGGAAGTGGTTAGGGGTGATATGCTTGCGGTCGTGGGTGAATCAGGTGTCGGGAAATCGACCTTGTTGCATGTCCTTGGAGGCCTGGATCGGCCCACTCAGGGTATGGTGGAAGTGAACGGCGAAACGCTGGGAGACAAGAGCGAATCGGAACTGGCGAGGTTTCGTAATATCCACATCGGCTTTGTCTTTCAGCAGCAGTATCTTCTCGAGGATTTTACGGCGCTTGAGAATGTCATGATGCCGAGCCTGATCGCCGATAAAAGTCGTTCGGAAGCCGCCGATATTGCCAGAGAATTGCTGGCCGATGTCGGGCTGACCGGCCGGATGAATCATATGCCCAACCAGATGTCGGGCGGTGAGCAGCAGCGGGTGGCGGTGGCCCGGGCCCTGGCCAACAAGCCGGAAATCGTTATCGCCGACGAACCTTCGGGTAATCTGGATATAAAAACCGGTGAAAAACTTCATGAACTGCTGGCCCATCTCAACCAGACCAGGGGTATCACCTTCCTCATCGCCACGCACAATATTGATTTGGCCAAAAAGTGCCGCCGAGTTGTAAAATTAGAAAACGGCCTTGTCAGCGAGGTCGCCGAAAGTTAG